The nucleotide window AGATAGATCCTCCGAATCCGCCGCCGAAAATGTCGTTGAAGACGGTGAATATGTCGTTCGCGTTTGAATTTGTCCAGTCGTGGAAGTCCGCGCCTCGCCTGACACCTTCGTGACCGAACCTGTCGTACCGCGACCGCTTGTCCTGATCGCTCAAGACTTCGTAAGCTTCGGTCGCTTCCTTGAACTTCTCTTCAGCTTCTTTGTTGCCCGGATTACGGTCCGGGTGATGCTCCATCGCTAGCTTTCGGTACGCCTTCTTTATATCGTCAACGGACGAGCCTCTGTCAACTCCCAGAATCTCGTAGTAATCTCTTTTTGCCATCTTACTCCCCTAACCGCATTATTCGTCCTCTTCAGAATCGGTCTTGTCCTGAACTTCAGCCGCTATGATCACCTTCGCGTGTTTGATCACTTTTCCGTGAAGGGTGTATCCGCGCTCGACTTCTTCCACGATCGTATGCGGCTTGACGTCCGGTCTTGGGACCTGCATGAGGACATCATGGTACGATACATCGAACTCTTTTCCGACCGACTCTATCGCCCGGAGTCCCTTTTCTTCGAGCGTTTTCGAAAATTTCTGGTAGATCAGCTCGATGCCCTTATAGAATGACTCTAAATCGGAATTCTTCTTCCCGGTGGCAAGGGCCCGTCCAAAATCGTCGAGGATTGGCAGAAGATCTTTTATGATCCTTTCATTTGAGAACTTTATGAAGTCAGCCTTATCGAGCTCGGTACGCTTCCTGTAATTTTCGAACTCGGCCGCCAGTCTCAGGAGCTGATCTTTATATGAACCGAGAAGCTTTTCCGAATCGACCAGCTGCTTTTGAAGCGAGTCCAGATCGTTTTGGATTTCATGTTCAGCGTCGGCGGCATCAGAAAACTCGCCCCGCTTCGCGGACCCTTCCTGGTTCCCGTTCAAACTCTCTTCGGCTTCTTTCTTACCGTTGTATTTTTGATCGCGTGAATCTTGCATTGCGTTTTTATGAACCTAGTTTATTTGAAATTACTTTTGCAACAAAATCGACAAGCGGTATTAATCTGGAGTACTGCATCCTCCTCGGTCCCACGACGCCAACCGTACCTTTGATCCCTCCAACTTCATACCTTGCGGTAATCAAGCTGTAGTCTTTAAGCTTCTCGTCCGCATTTTCTTTTCCAACCTTTACCGTAACCTGCTCGTTCGATTCTCCCTTTTCTAGAATATGGAGAATCACATTCTCATCTCCGAGTATCTCGAGGATTCCCCTGATGTTTTCAGGAAGTTCAAATTCCGGATGAGAAAGGATTTCCTGAGGCATCCCGATGTGAAACTTCTCAGTCTCGGTAGCCACAGTGAAAATCCTCTCACTCATCTTTGTGAACCTGCTTACGAGCGCTTCGTCCGCGTAATCTCCAACACGCTCGCTTATGGTCTCACGGATTTCGGAGAGCTTCAAGCCGCCGAGGCGTTCGTTAAGAAGGGAACTCACCTTGCTTAGTTTCTGAGGACTGACTTGCGATTCCACCTCAAGGACAATCGTCTTTATCAAACCGGACTCGAGTGAGATAACAACCAGAATCTTGGCGGAATTCAAAGAGACCAAATCGATCTTCGTGAGGAGCGCGTCACCCAGATAAGGGGCGGAAACCAGACTTAATTGTCTGGACACTTTCCCGAGGAGCTTTGAAGCTTCGTTCAGGAGATCACTTGAATCGAGGGAGCCGCTCAACCCCGATGCAATTTCCACGCGTTCCGATTCATGAATAGTGTCATACGCAATCAAAGAGTCAATATAAAGCCTGTAGCCCTCATCAGTTGGTACTCTTCCGGCAGATGTGTGCGGGTGACCGAGATATCCGTACTCCTCCAGCTGAGACATCACGTGCCGGATAGTTGCCGGGCTAAGTCTCATGTCTTCTTTTTGCGAAATATACTTCGAACCCACAGGCATCGCGGTGAGTATGAAGTTGTGTACAACTTCGCGAAGTACCTCTTTTTCTCTTTGAGTAAGTTC belongs to Candidatus Kryptoniota bacterium and includes:
- the grpE gene encoding nucleotide exchange factor GrpE, coding for MQDSRDQKYNGKKEAEESLNGNQEGSAKRGEFSDAADAEHEIQNDLDSLQKQLVDSEKLLGSYKDQLLRLAAEFENYRKRTELDKADFIKFSNERIIKDLLPILDDFGRALATGKKNSDLESFYKGIELIYQKFSKTLEEKGLRAIESVGKEFDVSYHDVLMQVPRPDVKPHTIVEEVERGYTLHGKVIKHAKVIIAAEVQDKTDSEEDE
- the hrcA gene encoding heat-inducible transcriptional repressor HrcA, translated to MTKELTQREKEVLREVVHNFILTAMPVGSKYISQKEDMRLSPATIRHVMSQLEEYGYLGHPHTSAGRVPTDEGYRLYIDSLIAYDTIHESERVEIASGLSGSLDSSDLLNEASKLLGKVSRQLSLVSAPYLGDALLTKIDLVSLNSAKILVVISLESGLIKTIVLEVESQVSPQKLSKVSSLLNERLGGLKLSEIRETISERVGDYADEALVSRFTKMSERIFTVATETEKFHIGMPQEILSHPEFELPENIRGILEILGDENVILHILEKGESNEQVTVKVGKENADEKLKDYSLITARYEVGGIKGTVGVVGPRRMQYSRLIPLVDFVAKVISNKLGS